A genomic region of Klebsiella sp. RIT-PI-d contains the following coding sequences:
- the ypfH gene encoding esterase has protein sequence MKHDHFIVQSPTQPAQQLLLLFHGVGDNPVSMGQPGSWFAPLFPNALIVSIGGAEPCGPAPGRQWFSVEGITEANRQARVDAIMPTFIETVRYWQKQSAVSPLATALIGFSQGAIMSLEALKVEPDLASRVIAFNGRYATLPEKATTATSVHLIHGGDDPVIDLAWAVAGQEALIQAGGDVTLDIVDGLEHAIDDRSMQFALDHLRYTVPKRYFDEALSGGKPNDDGIVELL, from the coding sequence ATGAAACACGATCATTTTATTGTCCAAAGCCCCACCCAACCGGCGCAACAATTACTGCTGTTGTTTCATGGTGTCGGAGATAATCCGGTTTCAATGGGACAACCTGGCAGCTGGTTTGCGCCGCTGTTTCCCAATGCGTTGATTGTCAGCATTGGCGGGGCGGAACCCTGCGGCCCGGCGCCAGGACGTCAGTGGTTCTCCGTCGAGGGCATAACGGAGGCGAATCGTCAGGCGCGCGTCGATGCCATCATGCCGACCTTTATCGAAACGGTACGCTACTGGCAAAAACAGAGTGCGGTTAGTCCGCTGGCGACAGCGCTGATTGGATTTTCACAGGGCGCGATTATGTCGCTGGAGGCGCTTAAAGTGGAGCCTGATCTCGCCTCACGCGTGATAGCTTTTAATGGACGGTATGCAACGCTGCCGGAAAAGGCAACTACCGCCACTTCTGTGCATCTAATTCACGGCGGTGACGATCCGGTTATCGATCTGGCCTGGGCGGTTGCCGGGCAGGAGGCGCTTATTCAGGCCGGGGGCGATGTGACGTTAGATATTGTTGACGGTCTGGAACATGCCATTGACGATCGCAGTATGCAATTTGCCCTTGATCATCTGCGTTATACCGTGCCGAAGCGCTATTTTGATGAAGCGTTGAGCGGCGGTAAGCCAAATGATGACGGTATTGTAGAACTATTGTGA